A window from Herbaspirillum sp. meg3 encodes these proteins:
- a CDS encoding MFS transporter, with protein MSGAEVRASASLASIFALRMLGLFLILPVFAVHAKGLSGGENAALVGLAMGIYGLAQSFGQIPFGIASDKYGRKRVIVIGLILFALGSFVAAGANDIAWVIAGRAIQGAGAISAAVTAFIADSTREEHRTKAMAMVGASIGLTFAVSLVASPVLYKLIGMGGIFSLTGILALVAIGVVLFVVPDAPMVKAKRVPFGEVLRHAELMRLNFGVFALHMTQMAMFVVLPAALVQYAGLPVAEHWKIYLPVVLASFVFMLPPVFIGEKRGMMKQVFVAAISLLLIVQIGMWATLSHFAAHWGVLVFLLFAFFIAFNILEACQPSLVSRIAPAAAKGTALGVYNTLQALGLFCGGALGGWLKQNVGASSVFVMCAVATLTWLIIASNMKNLPRRGMQPASATA; from the coding sequence ATGTCCGGCGCTGAAGTCCGCGCCAGTGCGTCGCTGGCGTCGATCTTCGCTTTGCGCATGCTGGGCTTGTTTCTGATCCTGCCGGTATTTGCCGTACACGCAAAAGGTTTGTCCGGCGGTGAAAACGCGGCGCTGGTCGGCCTGGCCATGGGGATATACGGATTGGCGCAATCGTTTGGCCAGATTCCGTTCGGTATTGCCTCCGACAAATACGGACGCAAGCGCGTCATTGTTATCGGACTGATTTTGTTTGCACTTGGTTCTTTTGTCGCGGCAGGAGCCAACGACATCGCCTGGGTGATTGCGGGCCGTGCGATTCAGGGCGCGGGCGCCATTTCTGCCGCGGTCACGGCGTTCATCGCCGACTCGACACGGGAAGAGCATCGCACCAAGGCCATGGCCATGGTGGGCGCCTCGATCGGTTTGACGTTCGCGGTATCGCTGGTGGCCTCACCGGTGCTGTACAAGCTGATCGGCATGGGCGGCATTTTTTCGCTCACCGGCATACTGGCATTGGTGGCAATCGGCGTGGTCTTGTTCGTGGTGCCGGATGCGCCCATGGTCAAGGCCAAAAGAGTGCCATTCGGCGAAGTGCTGCGCCATGCCGAACTGATGCGGCTGAACTTCGGCGTGTTTGCGCTGCATATGACGCAGATGGCGATGTTTGTGGTGTTGCCCGCTGCGCTGGTGCAATACGCAGGCCTGCCGGTCGCCGAGCATTGGAAGATTTACCTGCCGGTAGTCCTGGCGTCCTTTGTCTTCATGCTGCCACCGGTATTCATCGGAGAGAAGCGCGGCATGATGAAGCAGGTTTTTGTGGCCGCCATTTCGCTGCTATTGATCGTTCAGATCGGCATGTGGGCAACGCTGTCGCATTTTGCCGCGCACTGGGGTGTTCTGGTGTTCCTGTTGTTCGCGTTTTTTATCGCCTTCAACATCCTGGAAGCCTGCCAACCGTCGCTGGTGTCGCGTATCGCACCGGCCGCTGCCAAAGGCACGGCATTGGGTGTCTATAACACGCTGCAAGCGCTGGGCTTGTTCTGTGGCGGTGCTCTGGGTGGATGGTTGAAGCAAAACGTAGGCGCCTCGTCGGTGTTCGTCATGTGTGCGGTGGCGACCCTGACCTGGCTTATAATCGCGTCTAACATGAAAAATCTGCCGCGCCGTGGAATGCAGCCGGCGAGTGCAACTGCTTAG
- the ssb gene encoding single-stranded DNA-binding protein, producing the protein MASVNKVIIVGNLGRDPETRYMPNGEAVTNVAVATTESWKDKNSGEKKELTEWHRITFYRKLAEIAGQYLKKGSQVYVEGRLQTRKWTDKDGVEKYTTEIIADTMQMLGSRQGMGGGASMDDGGGSYGGGGGGAPARQSSGGGGGGAARAPAAARPAPNFSDMDDDIPF; encoded by the coding sequence ATGGCATCGGTCAATAAAGTCATCATCGTCGGCAACCTCGGACGTGACCCGGAAACGCGTTACATGCCCAATGGCGAAGCCGTCACCAACGTCGCCGTCGCTACGACCGAGAGCTGGAAAGACAAGAACAGCGGTGAGAAGAAAGAACTCACCGAATGGCACCGCATCACCTTCTATCGCAAGCTGGCAGAAATCGCCGGTCAATACCTGAAGAAGGGTTCGCAAGTCTACGTTGAAGGCCGTCTGCAAACACGCAAATGGACTGACAAAGACGGCGTTGAAAAGTACACAACTGAAATCATCGCAGACACCATGCAAATGCTCGGCAGCCGTCAAGGCATGGGTGGCGGCGCGTCGATGGATGACGGCGGCGGCAGCTACGGCGGTGGCGGTGGTGGTGCACCGGCACGTCAAAGCAGCGGTGGCGGCGGAGGCGGTGCAGCACGCGCCCCGGCGGCAGCGCGCCCGGCGCCCAACTTCTCGGATATGGATGACGATATTCCGTTCTAA